The Triticum aestivum cultivar Chinese Spring chromosome 3A, IWGSC CS RefSeq v2.1, whole genome shotgun sequence genome includes a region encoding these proteins:
- the LOC123061815 gene encoding uncharacterized protein isoform X2, with translation MNGVLGSLIKEHYPGMVTLPGEGKVPEPACTWDHYKAYEDLGVANNIEFHNKVERVFAELWDFYRCEDGKLEEARAVVNKHCPKLVHNLMHEARPLAVRKYMATQGYKSLDKKAGRRLRLEKDKYMEVTPRWCVDKGECWERIVDYWCSKEYRAKNKDYRNRRAAMLDPPHHQGNLNVMEFGERWASHHNAPLPNLFVLYALAHKAPYRTVMPYDENDTASAYSSKTAYDRMEKFKGMAKELKGPEYDVTTEPLDHALVMISGEGRKHGKEAIAGGMFPSSSSSSLPEYKARLGISKSSTCKRSTPTMVEMEARLAELRRVAAEERAEERRLADERTQQAVQQAVQQAVQQAVLAQTSQCFAMFAT, from the exons ATGAACGGCGTACTTGGGAGCCTCATTAAGGAGCATTACCCTGGCATGGTTACTTTGCCTGGGGAGGGCAAAGTTCCGGAGCCAGCATGTACCTGGGACCACTACAAAGCCTATGAGGATCTTGGTGTAGCCAACAACATCGAGTTTCACAACAAAGTCGAGCGGGTCTTTGCTGAACTTTGG GATTTCTATAGATGCGAGGATGGAAAGTTGGAGGAGGCACGAGCAGTTGTCAACAAACATTGCCCGAAGCTTGTGCATAATCTGATGCATGAGGCGCGCCCTTTAGCCGTCCGCAAATATATGGCAACTCAAGGCTATAAGAGTCTTGATAAGAAAGCCGGTAGGAGACTCCGTCTTGAGAAGGACAAGTACATGGAG GTTACTCCGAGATGGTGCGTCGATAAGGGGGAGTGTTGGGAGCGGATCGTGGACTATTGGTGTTCCAAAGAGTACAGGGCGAAAAACAAAGATTATAGAAATCGGCGAGCCGCAATGCTGGATCCACCACATCATCAAGGCAACTTGAACGTTATGGAGTTCGGTGAACGTTGG GCGTCTCACCATAATGCTCCACTGCCCAACCTTTTCGTCTTGTATGCTTTGGCCCATAAGGCACCGTACAGAACAGTCATGCCTTACGATGAGAATGACACAGCGTCCGCGTACTCCAGCAAGACCGCCTACGATCGGATGGAGAAATTTAAAGGGATGGCAAAAGAGTTGAAAGGGCCCGAGTATGATGTGACAACAGAGCCTCTTGACCACGCGTTGGTCATGATCTCTGGAGAAGGCAGGAAACATGGCAAGGAAGCAATTGCAGGAGGCATGTTCCCTAGTTCCTCCAGTAGCTCTCTCCCTGAATACAAAGCTCGGTTAGGTATCTCAAAATCTTCTACATGTAAACGCTCGACTCCAACTATGGTTGAGATGGAG GCCCGACTGGCGGAGTTGAGGCGAGTGGCGGCGGAGGAGAGGGCGGAGGAGAGGCGACTGGCTGATGAGAGGACGCAGCAAGCGGTGCAGCAGGCGGTGCAGCAGGCGGTGCAGCAGGCGGTGTTGGCACAAACTAGTCAATGCTTTGCAATGTTTGCG ACATAA
- the LOC123061815 gene encoding uncharacterized protein isoform X1, giving the protein MNGVLGSLIKEHYPGMVTLPGEGKVPEPACTWDHYKAYEDLGVANNIEFHNKVERVFAELWDFYRCEDGKLEEARAVVNKHCPKLVHNLMHEARPLAVRKYMATQGYKSLDKKAGRRLRLEKDKYMEVTPRWCVDKGECWERIVDYWCSKEYRAKNKDYRNRRAAMLDPPHHQGNLNVMEFGERWASHHNAPLPNLFVLYALAHKAPYRTVMPYDENDTASAYSSKTAYDRMEKFKGMAKELKGPEYDVTTEPLDHALVMISGEGRKHGKEAIAGGMFPSSSSSSLPEYKARLGISKSSTCKRSTPTMVEMEARLAELRRVAAEERAEERRLADERTQQAVQQAVQQAVQQAVLAQTSQCFAMFAAYCTQNGMPAMTMPHQSGHGSNTDGSSHARGPSDNNLGGSPNV; this is encoded by the exons ATGAACGGCGTACTTGGGAGCCTCATTAAGGAGCATTACCCTGGCATGGTTACTTTGCCTGGGGAGGGCAAAGTTCCGGAGCCAGCATGTACCTGGGACCACTACAAAGCCTATGAGGATCTTGGTGTAGCCAACAACATCGAGTTTCACAACAAAGTCGAGCGGGTCTTTGCTGAACTTTGG GATTTCTATAGATGCGAGGATGGAAAGTTGGAGGAGGCACGAGCAGTTGTCAACAAACATTGCCCGAAGCTTGTGCATAATCTGATGCATGAGGCGCGCCCTTTAGCCGTCCGCAAATATATGGCAACTCAAGGCTATAAGAGTCTTGATAAGAAAGCCGGTAGGAGACTCCGTCTTGAGAAGGACAAGTACATGGAG GTTACTCCGAGATGGTGCGTCGATAAGGGGGAGTGTTGGGAGCGGATCGTGGACTATTGGTGTTCCAAAGAGTACAGGGCGAAAAACAAAGATTATAGAAATCGGCGAGCCGCAATGCTGGATCCACCACATCATCAAGGCAACTTGAACGTTATGGAGTTCGGTGAACGTTGG GCGTCTCACCATAATGCTCCACTGCCCAACCTTTTCGTCTTGTATGCTTTGGCCCATAAGGCACCGTACAGAACAGTCATGCCTTACGATGAGAATGACACAGCGTCCGCGTACTCCAGCAAGACCGCCTACGATCGGATGGAGAAATTTAAAGGGATGGCAAAAGAGTTGAAAGGGCCCGAGTATGATGTGACAACAGAGCCTCTTGACCACGCGTTGGTCATGATCTCTGGAGAAGGCAGGAAACATGGCAAGGAAGCAATTGCAGGAGGCATGTTCCCTAGTTCCTCCAGTAGCTCTCTCCCTGAATACAAAGCTCGGTTAGGTATCTCAAAATCTTCTACATGTAAACGCTCGACTCCAACTATGGTTGAGATGGAG GCCCGACTGGCGGAGTTGAGGCGAGTGGCGGCGGAGGAGAGGGCGGAGGAGAGGCGACTGGCTGATGAGAGGACGCAGCAAGCGGTGCAGCAGGCGGTGCAGCAGGCGGTGCAGCAGGCGGTGTTGGCACAAACTAGTCAATGCTTTGCAATGTTTGCG GCTTATTGTACCCAGAATGGTATGCCCGCTATGACGATGCCTCATCAATCAGGCCATGGATCTAATACTGATGGATCTTCACATGCACGAGGCCCAAGCGACAACAACCTTGGTGGTTCTCCGAATGTATGA